In Edaphobacter aggregans, the sequence ACCATGACTCGGGCTGGAGGTTCGTCCGGCGCGGGAGCGCGACTGGCTGCGATGTTTATTCAGACGGGCCCGAATGAATTTCTGGTTGCAGGCAGCGGCGATGCTCAGATCACCTTCTCGACGGACAAACCCGGGCTACCCATTGTTGGCATTGAGAGTATCGACGAAGAGTTCTTTGAGAATGGAGCCTGGGTGCCGGGAAGGCGTCTGAATGGTGACGAAAACTCTCAGGGGCAGGCCTTGAGACTCTATGCTTCTGATTTGGCTCAAGGCAAAATTTATCGAGTGCGGCTTTATCGCTATCGCTAGCCCAGAGGTCACGACCTCGTTAGCTACTCTACGGCTTGCTTTGCGTTGTAGCCGTCGCGGGCGATGACGGAGTACTTGAGGGGCTTGTGCTTCTCGTCCTGCATCTGGAGGGGGTGGCCTTCGTTGTCGACCAGGAGCACTTTGATCTTGCGGTAGGAGCCGTCGTTCTTGTTGTTGGTGGGGCGGTAGGTGAGGACGTACTGGTTGCGGATGGAGTCGTTGATAGTGCCGAAGACGTCGGGGAGCGCACCCTGGAAGACGGGTTTGAAGCTCATGCCTCCGGTCATGCGGGCGAAGGTTTGCATCTGGTTGTCCGCCTGGAGGTAGTTGAGGTCACGGATGGCGCCGCCCATGCCGCCGTGGCCTTCGGTCATCTCGCGGACCATGCCGCCGGTGCTGATGGTGAAGATGGTGACGTTGGGAGTGGCCTTGATCTTGGCGAGGATCTTGTCGAGGGTGATCTTGGAGAAGGTGTCGCGACCGGTGCCGATGAGGATGATGTACTTGCGGCCTTCGATGCGGCTGGTGCGGTCGAGTGTCTCGTAGAGGGCGTCGAACAGGTTGGTGTCGGAGAAGCCAGGGATGATTAGCGATCCGAGGGCGCTGCCGATGACGTTTTTGTCGTTGGTGAAGTCGGTGAGGATGTGGGTGCGGAGGTCGTAGGTGACGACGGCGACGTAGTCGTCTTTGCGCAGAGTGTTGAAGAACGTGAAGGAGGCGTTCTGCATGTCGTTAATGAAGTAGTAGCTGTTGGCCGCGAACTCGAGCAGCATGACGGCTGTGATGGGGGTCTGGGCCATGTGAACGCTGGTGACGGTCTGGGGAACGCCGTCTTCGAGGACGAGGAAGTTGGGGGCTTTGAGGCCGGGGACGAACTGGTGGGTCTTGTCGAGGATGACGTTAACGTCGAGGTTGACGATGGGGACGTCGACGCGGAGGGAGTAGGTTTCGTTATTGGGGTTCTTGACCTTGGGCTCGGCGGGAGCGGCGGGGGGTGGGGGCTCGTCGGCCTCTTTCTTTTTCTTCAGGACGATGGTTCCGGAGTCGGTTTCGGGCCCAGCGGAGTCGGAGGGTTGGTCGGGCTTCTGCTGCTGAGCCGGGGGCTGCGTCGCGGGAGTGGTCTGACCGTGAGCAGAGGGCAGGGCGATCAGGGACGCGAGAATTAGCAGGAAAAGTGCCGAGGCCGGCTTGCGGGAGGCGCTGAATCGACGGGAACGGTGAGTCATCATCTAAAACTTTACTCCGAATGTTGGACGCTCACGGGGGTCTCTGGTGAGAGGAGAGCGTTTTCGAGAGAATATCCGTCTAAACAGGTGCGCCCGCTATACGTAGAGATGCGGGACGCTCTAATCTGGTAGACGTGAATATTCGGCTAAAGACGCGATGGGTGGTGCAGGGTCTGGCTGTGTGCTGGATGTTGACGGGTTTGGCCGGTGTTTATGGGCAGGGTGTGGCTATTCCTGCGAGTGCTGCCGCCGCTATGGGTGCTGGGGGGCAGCGGATCTTTCCGCTGGCTGAGGTGAAGCGGGGGCTGCATGGGGT encodes:
- a CDS encoding VWA domain-containing protein gives rise to the protein MMTHRSRRFSASRKPASALFLLILASLIALPSAHGQTTPATQPPAQQQKPDQPSDSAGPETDSGTIVLKKKKEADEPPPPAAPAEPKVKNPNNETYSLRVDVPIVNLDVNVILDKTHQFVPGLKAPNFLVLEDGVPQTVTSVHMAQTPITAVMLLEFAANSYYFINDMQNASFTFFNTLRKDDYVAVVTYDLRTHILTDFTNDKNVIGSALGSLIIPGFSDTNLFDALYETLDRTSRIEGRKYIILIGTGRDTFSKITLDKILAKIKATPNVTIFTISTGGMVREMTEGHGGMGGAIRDLNYLQADNQMQTFARMTGGMSFKPVFQGALPDVFGTINDSIRNQYVLTYRPTNNKNDGSYRKIKVLLVDNEGHPLQMQDEKHKPLKYSVIARDGYNAKQAVE